From a single Streptomyces aurantiacus genomic region:
- a CDS encoding tetratricopeptide repeat protein, which yields MTVIQGREEHGGTPQERYARFLARQADEAGLGARAIADRFEEEARKQKEDAATDKPSPQYPVSGMRYSKSTIDRLLKGDIPRPTKPFTRQFLLITSKAAGLSQQEFRRRCTEACRLLDELVDSRSQERAQRRPEAPASVPRTEEVARLAGWLVRDLRDPFDLGVQRAIDASSDDVSDSLPVLPVLPVYVEREHDALLREAVLGAADGRSALVTLIGGSFTGKTRACWEAVQLLPDEWRLWHPIAPSHTDAVLAGLEEVGSHTVLWLDEVQHYLLTSDPAVGERVAAGLRELLRTPERRPVLALATAHPEDWARLTATSAPRDDYPQARALLTGACVRARIPDQFVCDPAALEEAAQADPRVAEASAFAIDGRLTQYLAGVPVLLERVGLASQMARYLVIAAVQLRRLGHGPMLPLRGLEATAASLAPDHIWNEHGHPGCFESALEYLSAPCRGVPGLLSPVRPRPGTPPPDQPLYQLSGTLFEIGRYEFRHDCPPAAFWAAALQHAYTDEDRRALATSAYERGRVRLSASVSDGRDLFGLYDRGSSYLLGQEADRARTDSALATIDAHRASGELQRNAVLAYFYRREEAHHLHQRGEHQQAVSVWRELADQGHPDAYVHVGGYHLELGRRTEAERWFRRGAEAGDDDAMQELVFLLAEDGLFDEAAEWTERIARPAESGDIYAYSRLAYRYERAGDLAQAKVYFRKAIDAGLVDCYQELIRLHYQEGDIEGACRLCAEAIEAGETSAPMMRAEEKGEHAKADKLAFTARDRGRTVGPLQFLLWHRLQRPDTLVLGTALARTVIDGGDAFVVQGMASELSAAGHHRAVEALQRVFDEVDESVDQ from the coding sequence ATGACGGTGATTCAGGGGCGGGAAGAGCATGGCGGAACGCCGCAGGAGCGGTACGCCCGCTTCCTCGCGCGGCAGGCGGACGAAGCGGGACTCGGAGCCCGTGCCATCGCCGACCGCTTCGAGGAGGAGGCGAGGAAGCAAAAGGAGGACGCAGCCACAGACAAGCCCTCTCCTCAGTACCCGGTCAGTGGCATGCGCTACTCGAAGTCCACCATCGACCGCCTCCTAAAAGGGGATATCCCTCGTCCGACTAAGCCCTTCACCCGTCAATTCCTGCTCATCACGTCCAAGGCAGCCGGCCTGTCCCAGCAGGAGTTCCGGAGGCGGTGCACCGAAGCCTGCCGCCTCCTCGACGAGCTCGTCGACAGCAGATCGCAGGAGCGTGCGCAGCGTCGGCCTGAGGCACCGGCATCCGTCCCTCGTACCGAAGAGGTCGCCCGGCTCGCGGGTTGGCTGGTGCGCGATCTCCGTGATCCATTCGATCTGGGGGTCCAGCGGGCGATCGACGCCTCCAGCGATGACGTCTCCGACTCTTTGCCGGTGTTGCCGGTGTTGCCGGTGTACGTGGAGCGCGAACACGATGCGCTGCTGCGTGAGGCGGTTCTCGGCGCCGCGGACGGGCGCAGCGCGTTGGTGACCTTGATTGGTGGTTCTTTCACCGGGAAGACCCGAGCCTGCTGGGAGGCGGTCCAACTTCTGCCGGACGAGTGGCGCTTGTGGCATCCGATCGCACCAAGCCACACCGATGCGGTGCTCGCGGGCCTGGAAGAGGTCGGGTCGCACACCGTGCTCTGGCTCGACGAGGTCCAGCACTATCTCCTGACCAGCGATCCGGCCGTCGGCGAGCGGGTCGCTGCCGGCTTGCGTGAACTGCTGCGCACGCCTGAGCGTCGTCCCGTCCTCGCGCTCGCGACCGCCCACCCAGAGGACTGGGCCCGCCTCACCGCCACTTCTGCGCCCCGCGATGATTACCCCCAGGCCCGGGCCCTGCTCACCGGAGCCTGCGTCCGCGCGCGGATCCCGGACCAGTTCGTCTGTGATCCCGCGGCCCTTGAGGAGGCGGCACAAGCCGATCCGCGTGTCGCCGAGGCCTCCGCGTTCGCCATTGACGGGCGGCTCACCCAGTACCTCGCGGGCGTGCCGGTACTCCTGGAGCGCGTCGGGCTCGCCTCGCAGATGGCCCGGTATCTCGTCATCGCCGCGGTGCAGTTGCGCCGCCTCGGCCACGGCCCGATGCTGCCCCTGCGCGGGCTGGAAGCAACTGCGGCTTCTCTCGCCCCTGACCACATCTGGAATGAACACGGTCATCCTGGGTGCTTCGAGAGCGCCCTGGAGTACCTTTCCGCCCCGTGCCGGGGCGTCCCCGGCCTCCTGAGCCCGGTCCGGCCCAGGCCCGGCACTCCCCCACCGGACCAGCCGCTCTACCAGCTGTCCGGCACTCTCTTCGAAATCGGCCGCTACGAGTTCCGCCACGACTGCCCACCCGCGGCGTTCTGGGCAGCCGCCCTGCAGCATGCCTACACCGACGAGGACCGCCGGGCCCTCGCCACGTCCGCGTACGAGCGAGGGCGGGTACGCCTGTCCGCTTCGGTCTCAGACGGCAGGGACCTGTTCGGTCTGTACGACCGCGGCTCCTCCTACCTGCTGGGGCAGGAGGCCGACAGAGCACGTACGGACAGCGCTCTGGCCACGATCGACGCGCATCGGGCATCCGGGGAACTCCAGCGCAATGCCGTCCTCGCCTACTTCTACCGGCGCGAGGAAGCACACCACCTTCACCAGCGTGGGGAGCACCAGCAGGCCGTGTCCGTCTGGCGTGAGCTCGCAGACCAGGGCCACCCAGATGCCTACGTGCACGTCGGGGGCTATCACTTGGAGCTCGGCCGGCGGACGGAAGCCGAGCGGTGGTTCCGGCGCGGTGCCGAGGCCGGTGACGACGACGCCATGCAGGAACTGGTGTTCCTGCTAGCCGAGGACGGGCTGTTCGACGAAGCCGCCGAGTGGACCGAACGGATCGCACGGCCCGCAGAGAGCGGAGACATCTACGCCTACTCCCGGCTGGCCTACCGCTATGAGCGGGCAGGCGATCTCGCGCAGGCCAAGGTCTACTTCCGCAAGGCGATCGACGCAGGGCTCGTGGACTGCTACCAGGAGCTGATCCGACTGCACTACCAGGAAGGGGACATCGAAGGGGCCTGCCGCCTGTGCGCGGAGGCGATCGAGGCGGGCGAGACCAGTGCTCCCATGATGCGGGCCGAGGAGAAGGGGGAGCACGCCAAGGCCGACAAGCTCGCTTTCACCGCCCGTGACCGCGGCCGTACTGTGGGGCCACTTCAGTTCCTGCTGTGGCATCGGCTGCAACGGCCAGACACGCTCGTCCTCGGAACGGCTCTCGCGCGCACAGTGATCGACGGCGGCGATGCCTTCGTCGTCCAGGGAATGGCCAGCGAACTCTCGGCAGCCGGACACCACCGTGCTGTCGAAGCCCTGCAGCGCGTCTTCGACGAGGTCGACGAAAGCGTTGACCAGTAA